A window of Chryseobacterium sp. IHB B 17019 genomic DNA:
GTTTTCAACTTTACCGAGATTGTAGCTTAACTCTTCCATCAAATAATCAAATTTTTGAATAGGAACTTTAATTTTAAGATAAGCTATTTTCTTATCATTATTATTTAATGAAATATTTTCACTTCTTACGATACCATCATATTTTGAAACCTCTTCCTTTACAATTTCTTTTGCAGTTTCGGCATCATCAACGGTCAGTTCCAGAGTTCCTGTTTTTAATAATTTATTTTTCGGAACATTCAGTTCATAATTTTCTTTTTTAGGCTTGTCTTTGTAAACAATTTTCGTTTCCTTAATCACTTTCGGGGCCGGAACATTTACAATAATTTTTTCTTCTTTTTTAGCTGAATCTTTCTTTTCTGTTTTTGTTTCCAGCTTTACGGATGAAATTTTTTCTGATAAAGAATCGATGATTTTTGATGTGTTTTCAATCTTGTCTTTTACATCATTTTTTGTGTTTTCAAATTCTTTAATCCTTACATTGGCTGAATCCAGGGCTGCATTGGCTTTATCACTTACATCACCTACTTTTTCGGACGCAGCAGACACCGCACTGTCGGCGGACTGTACCGCATTTTCAATTTGAGATGTTGCGGCTTCTCCTTTTTTACACATAATAAATGTACTTGATACAGCGATCAGTAATATGAATTTTCTCATACGTTTAATTTTTTTGTTGAAGTAAAATTAGACGTGAAATTCCTGTAGCGCTTGTAAAAGAAATGTATTATGCTGGTAAATTCATAATATTTTAAAAATCAATAATTTAATTTTATTTTACAATTGTTTTACAAAAGATTTTGGTTTTTTTTATCAATAATTTAGATATAGTTGGTTTTTGTAAAAGCTGTGGTTTTCTTGTTTCATATTTTTGTTCATGTAATAATCAAAAATTTGATTGTTTTTTCTTTAAAAGAAGTAATTTGATTTATAAATTAATTAATATCAAAAAAAATAATGTAATTAATTGTATTTCACTATTTTGTGCCTTTGTTTTTTATATATTTGTTTAGTGTGAATTTTGTATGCAAGCTTTGTTTTATTTAAACAACATTAATATGAATATTAGAAAACTACTTTATTTAGGGATATTTATTTTATCCATTTCTTTAGGGAAAGCGCAGGATTTTTTCACGGCTATCAGTGAAAGATCCATTAAAGCGGATCCTAAAAACAGAACAATTCAACCCGAAAAATTTCTTACGTACACTTTGGATGTGGCCGGAATGAAAAGTTATTTTAATTCAGTTCCTGAACTGAAAGACGGTGATTTTAAAGATAAGGCTCCCATTATCGTTTTGCCAATGCCTGATGGTACGAAAGCGAAATTCAGAATCTGGAAATCTTCGGTGATGGCTCCGGAATTAGCCCAAAAATTTCCTCAGTTGGTTACATTTACGGGGCAGGGAGTTGATGACAAATATGCTACTTTGAAACTAGATTTTACAGAATTAGGATTTCATGCTCAGATAAAATCTGTGGTGACTGGTGATTTATATATTGATCCTTATGCGAAAAATGATATCAATAACTATATTATTTACAAAAAAGCTGATCTGATTAATAAAAATCCAAGAGTTTGTGAAACAAAAGATGACGCTCTAGAATTAGAAAAAAAAAACGCTCAAAAAACCGTTACTTCAAGCGTAGGAACTCAAATTAGAATCTTCCGCTTTGTAGTAGCTTGTACCGGCGAATACGCACAGGCTGCAACAGGATTATCTTCACCTTCTGTTGCTCAAACCCTTTCTGCTATTGTAACTTCTGTAAATAGAGTGAACGGAGTGTATGAGCAGGAATTAGCAGTAAGACTTGTATTGGTTGCTAACGAAACTTCTGTTATTTTTACAAATCCTGCTACAGACCCTTTCAATGGGAATGATGATGCAAACGTATTAATTGATGAAAGTCAGGACCAGATTGATGCTATCATAGGAACTGCTAACTATGATATAGGCCACACTTTCAGTACTGGAGGTGGTGGATTAGCCGGTTTGGGAGTTATATGTAATGCTTCGGGCAAAGCCAGTGGTATTACAGGTTCACCAAATCCTGTCGGCGACCCTTATGATATTGATTATGTTGCACATGAAGTAGGACATCAATTCGGAGGCCCACATACTTTTAATGCTACTACAGTCAATTGTGGAGGAGGAAATCGTAGTGGTGCTAATGCTGTAGAGCCGGGAAGTGGAATTACAATTATGGCTTATGCAGGTATTTGTGGCAGTACAAATAATTTAGCTGCTAATAGTATTGCTATTTTTCATACCCGATCATTTCAATCAATTACTACAAAAGTTCAATCAACAACGTGCCAGGTTACAACTCCTGTTCCCAATACAGCTCCTGTTGTAAACGCCGGAAATAATTATACGATACCTAAAAGTACACCATTTAAATTAACAGGTTCTGCAACAGATGCTGAAAACGGTGGATTAACTTATTGCTGGGAACAAAATGATATCGGTCCGGCAGGAAACTGGAATGCCCCAACCGGAAATGCTCCTCTTTTCAGATCATTTTTACCCGTAACCGTTCCTTACAGATATTTCCCGAAAATTACAGATGTTATCAATAACACACTAACTAAAGGAGAAATTTTGCCTTCATACGGAAGAACGATGGAATTCAGATTGACAGTAAGAGACAATAATGCAGGCTGTGCAGGTGTTGCCAATGATGATGCATCCATTACGGTTGACGGCAACTCAGGACCATTCACAGTAACTGCACCCACTACGGCTGTAAACTGGTCAGGTAACACAACTCAGGCAATAACATGGAATGTAGCCAATACAACTGCTGCTCCTGTAAGTTGTGCCAATGTAAGTATTTTACTATCCACAGATGGAGGTCTTACATATCCAACGACTATCGTTGCATCTACTCCAAACGATGGTTCTGAGGTGGTTACAATTCCGAATGTAAGTACGACACAAGCCAGAATTATGGTAGCAGGTGTAGGAAACGTTTTTTATAATATCAATCCTGTTAATTTTACTATTACTCAGGTATTGGCTGTTGATGAAGCTAATGGTGATAAAGACGTATTCGTAGTATATCCTAACCCAAGCAAGGGACTATTAAATATTAAATTTGGAAAACAAAATAATATCTATGATATAGCTATTCATGATGTAAGCGGTAGATTGGTATTTAGCAAGCCGGATAATAAATTAGATCATGATAATGTGGGAACATTTAATTTAACGCACTTAGTGAAAGGAGATTATCTCATTACTGTTAAAACTAAAGATTTTAATAAAACAATAAAATGGATTAAAGAATAACAATCCACTATTACAAACAAAAAAGACCGTTCATAATTAGAACGGTCTTTTTTTATCAAATTTAAATTTAGTCCTGTTTAAACTCACTAATAAAATGCAGCTTCACATTCGGGAATTTCTCCTGCGTCATGTGAATGGTAAAAGAAGAATCAGCTAAAAACACCAGTTGATTGTATTTATCTCGGGCTAAAAACCGCTGCTTTAATCTTGCAAATTCTTTGAATTCCTCAGACTTTTCATCAGCTTCAACCCAACAAGCTTTATGCATGGAAAGTGGCTCATAAGTACATTTTGCACCATATTCATGTTCCAGACGGTATTGGATAACTTCATACTGAAGCGCTCCAACAGTCCCAATAATTTTTCTGTTGTTCATTTCAAGCGTAAATAACTGGGCAACACCTTCATCCATCAGCTGATCAATCCCTTTTGCTAATTGTTTTGCTTTCAGTGGATCACTGTTATTAATATATCTGAAATGTTCCGGTGAGAAGCTCGGAACTCCTTTAAAGCTCAGCTTTTCACCTCCTGTTAATGTATCACCGATTCTGAAGCTTCCCGTATCGTGAAGCCCCACAATATCTCCAGGGAAACTTTCGTCCACCACCTCTTTTTTATCTGCAAAAAATGCATTTGGAGAAGAGAATTTCATTTTTTTGCCTTCTCTTACCAATAAATAATTTTCGTTTCTTTTAAAAGTTCCCGAAACAATTTTCACAAAGGCCAAACGATCCCTGTGCTTAGGATCCATATTTGCGTGGATTTTGAAAACAAATCCTGTAAAAGTGTTTTCCTCAGGTTTTACAAGACGTGTATCACTCTCTTTTGGCTGTGGCATTGGAGCAATATCAATAAAAGCGTCCAATAATTCACGAACCCCAAAATTATTCAAAGCCGAACCGAAGAAAACCGGCTGCAGATCACCCTTCATATAATCTTCACGATTAAATTCCGGATATACAGATTGCACAAGATCAAGCTCTTCCCTTAAAGTGGCAGCTGCTTTTTCACCAATTGCTTCATCTATTGAAGGATCATTAATATCATCAAACTTAATCGCTTCCCCAACTTTCTGCTTTTTCTCTTCTAAGAACAACTGAATATTGTTTTCCCAGATATTGTAAATCCCCTGAAAATCCGCCCCCATACCGATTGGCAGAGAAAGCGGAACCACAGTTAACCCTAATTTCTGTTCAACTTCATCCAGCAAATCGAAGGCATCCTTACCTTCACGGTCCAGTTTATTGATGAAAACCAACATCGGAATGTTTCTCATTCTACAAACCTGAACCAGCTTTTCTGTCTGTTCCTCAACCCCTTTTGCAACGTCGATCACAACGATTACAGAGTCAACGGCAGTTAAAGTTCTATAAGTGTCTTCCGCAAAATCTTTGTGACCCGGAGTGTCCAAGATGTTGATTTTGTGGTTTTTATATTCAAAAGCCAACACGGAAGTCGCTACGGAGATTCCTCTCTGGCGCTCAATTTCCATGAAATCGGAGGTGGCTCCTTTTTTTATTTTGTTCGATTTTACCGCACCCGCTTCCTGAATTGCACCCCCGAAAAGCAGTAATTTTTCCGTAAGAGTGGTTTTCCCGGCATCGGGGTGAGAGATAATCCCGAATGTTTTTCTTCTTTGTATTTCTTTGATTAAGTCTGACATATCGTATTTTGAAGTTGCAAAAATCGGGAATTTTAATGGAAATTAAAAATGAATTTGGATGGTTTAAGGCTTAAAACCCGAAGTTTAAGTATAAAACCCGGAAATTTGCAATTCACCATTGACATATTCACTTTTTTAATACAAAAAAATTATCTTTGTTTCACTAAATTTTTATCATGGAAAACAGCAGATATCCGAAGTTTACGTTTACATGGATTGGAGGACTGGTCTTATTGGCAGGGTTATTTGTGGGAACAATGGTTGTTTCATTTTTTAATGTTTTCTGGATGTTTGTTTTCAAGGAAAATCTTCAGTTTAGAGATTGGTTTTTCATGCTTTCCAATGCAGCGGGATTCCTTACTGCAATTGCCTTTTTTGATTTTTTTATTGTAAGAAGGACAACCGGAAAAAAGCTTAATTTTAATTTTTCACCAACGAATTTTTACACTTATCTATTGATTTTTCCTTTAATGATCGGCATGATGTTCATTGCAGAATTCATCGCGGCGCAAATCCCTACAACAGGTCCTTTCTTTGGAAAATATTATGAATTTTTCAGCAGGTTGATGGAGCAGCTGACGGATGATCCGGTAGTAATGATTATTACAGCGGTAATATGTGCGCCTATTTTTGAGGAAATTATTTTCAGAGGAATTATTCAGAAAGGATTGATTAATAAAGGTGTTGAACCCTGGAAAGCAATTTTTTTTGCTTCCATTATTTTCGGATTGGTTCATGCAAATCCGTGGCAGTTTGTGGGAGCGATTTTATTAGGCTGTGTTTTGGGTTTGGTTTATTTTAAAACAAAATCATTACTATTACCTATGTTACTTCATGGTTTTAATAATTTGTGTTCATCCTTGTTAATTTTATATACTAAAAATGAAAGTTTTGCTGATGCTTTTAAAGTATCGGAATGGATCATATTAGCAATCGGAATCATACTTTTTTCTTTGTTTTACTATTTATTTATGAAGAATTATAAAGTGCATTATGCTGAGATCTAAACACTAATATTACAAATGTTTTCACGAATACCACAATTTTAATTTGTGATAATTTGTGCAAAAAGTTAGTATGATTTGTGTTTAAATAAAATAAAAAAATGAAATTGAAAATGGAACTACTCGTAGCAACACACAACGAACATAAAAAAGAAGAAATTCAACAGATTTTAGGAAACGATTTTGTCGTAAAAAGTCTTACAGATTATAATATTCATGAAGAAATTGTAGAAGATGGCGATTCTTTCAATGCCAATGCTTTGATTAAAGCCAAATATTGCTTCGAAAAAACAGGAATTCCAAGCCTTGGCGACGACAGCGGTCTGGTGGTTGAGTCTCTGGATGGAAGACCGGGAATTTTCTCCGCCCGTTATGCCGGTGACCATGATTTTGCAAAAAATATTGAGAAAGTTTTAAACGAAATGAATGGTGTTGAAAACAGAAAAGCATATTTCATCACGGTTTTATGTTATTATGACGAAAACGGTGCGAAATATTTTGAAGGTAAAGCCCACGGAAATTTATTAACTGAAAATAAAGGTTTCAAAGGTTTTGGGTATGATCCTATTTTTGTTCCGGAAGGTCATGAAAAGACTTTTGCAGAAATGAATCCTGAGGATAAAAACAAAATCAGCCACAGAAAGCAAGCACTGGATTTATTTCTTGATTTTTTGAAAGTAAAAGAATAATTTTAACTGTATTTTGTCATTCTGACGAAGGAAGAATCTCATCAAAATGACAGTGTTTAAGTTAAAAATCTATCGTACATTTGCTACTTAATAAACTATTGATTTGAGCACTTATTTAACGATATTAGGCTTTAATTCAGCGATTCCTACGATCAATTCCTCTCCGACTGCACAGTTTCTGGAAATGGAAGAAAGGTCTTTCCTGATTGATTGTGGGGAAGGAACTCAGGTACAGCTAAGAAAAGCAAAAGCGAAATTTTCCAGGATCAATCATATTTTTATTTCGCATCTTCACGGGGACCATTGTTTTGGTTTGCCGGGACTAATTGCGTCTTTCAGGTTGTTGGGAAGGGATATGCCGCTTCATGTATACGGCCCGAAAGGAATTAAGAATATGCTGGAAACGATCTTCACGATTACGGAAACACACCGTGGTTTTGAGGTGGTTTATCATGAGCTGGATAAGAATTATTCCGAAAAAATTTATGAGGACAGCAGGGTAGAAGTTCACACGATTCCTTTGGATCACAGGATTTACTGCAACGGTTATTTATTTAAGGAAAAACCGAAAGACAGACATCTGAACATGAAGGAAATTGCAAAATATAGTGAAATTGAGACCTGCGATTACCACAATATCAAGGCTGGAAAAGATTTTGTTTTAAGCGATGGATATGTTATTAAAAACGAAATTCTTACGATAGATCCGGCTCCGCCTGTTTCCTACGCATTTTGCAGCGATACAAGATATCTGGAAAGTGTGATTCCTTTGATTAAAAATGTGACGGTTTTGTATCATGAATCTACATTCTTGCATGATCTGAAGGAAATGGCAGATTATACCGGCCACACAACGGCTTTGGAAGCGGCCACAATTGCTCAGAAAGCTGAGGTGGGGAAGCTGATTTTAGGGCATTTTTCTAATAGGTATGGAGATTTAACGGTATTTACAGATGAAGCGAGGGTAATTTTCCCGAATACTTTTTTACCAAAGGCATTAGAGCCTGTGAAAATTTAATTTTATGTTGAAGTTTGAAGAATTAAAAATCTTCTTAGACGAAAAGGCTGATCAATACAATCATCCGGAGTTTATAGAAAACGACCCGATACAGATTCCGCACCGTTTTTCCTTGAAGCAGGATGTTGAGATTGCCGGTTTTCTGGCGGCGACAATTTCTTGGGGAAATAGAAAAGCGATCATAAAATCTGCGGAGAAAATGCTGGATATTATGGGAAATTCTCCTTATGATTTTGTCTTGAATTATTCTGAAAAAGATCTTGAAGATCTTAAAGATAAAAGTATTCACAGAACATTTAATGGTGAAGATTTTACCTATTTTATCAAACAATTTAATAGAATTTATAAAGAAAATGAAAGCCTGGAGAATTTATTTAAGGTAAATGATCAGGAAACCAATTTTCTTCACGCCATTGAAAGATTCAGAAGCCAATTTTTAGGAGCTGAAAAGCACAGGAGCCACAAGCATGTAAGCTCACCTTATAAGAATTCTTCGACCAAAAGAATTATTATGTTTCTTAGGTGGATGGTTCGTAAAGATAAGCGTGGCGTGGATTTTGGTCTTTGGGAAAACATAGATCAAAAGCATCTTTCGATTCCTCTGGATGTACATACGGGAAATATTTCAAGGAAGCTGGGACTGATTTCCAGGACTCAGAATGATTGGAAAACAGTGGAAGAGCTGGATATGGTTATTAGAAGATTTGATGAAAAAGATCCTGCAAAATATGATTTTGCATTGTTCGGATTAGGGGTAACAAAAGAATTATTATAAAACAAAACACAATGAAAAAAGACATCGAAAAATCTGAAACCTTAGAAAAAATTGCTAATGGAATCACCTGGTGGATAGGTTCTATCCCGTCATTGATTGTACATACTTTATTTTTTATTATTTCCTTTCTCTTGCCGCTGCTGCATATTGTCGAGTTCGATAAAATGTTGCTCATCCTTACGACTGTTGTTTCTCTGGAAGCTATTTATCTGGCTATTTTCATCCAGATGTCGGTGAATAAAAGTCACGAAAAAATTGAAGATATTCAGGAGGATATTGAAGACATTCAGGAAGATATCGAGGAGATCAGCGAGGATATTGAGGAGATCAGTGAAGATATCGAAGAGATCAACGAAGATATTGAAGATATTCAGGAGGATATTGAGGAAATCAACGAAGAGGAAGATGACGAAATTCACAGTGAACGTGCAAAAAATGTAATGTTGAAAAGCAATGTAAGTTCTAATAAAAACGAGATTAAAGCTTTAAAAGATAAAATTGAAGAACTTCAAAGTAAAATCGAAGAACTTAAAAAAGAATAATTCATAAAATTTACATTAATAGAGTAATAAATTATATAATTCTTAAGAGACTGATAAAATTATCAGTCTTTTTTTATTATTTCAGATATATTATCTGCAATTTGTTGAAATTTAAAATAAGTTAAATTATTAATGTGAATTCCTTCGATTTATGTTGAGTTTTAATTAAAAAAATTACTATTTTTGAACAAACAACAACAAAATGTTAAATTATAGATTAAAAAACTACTTTTTCCTTTTAGTGTTGCTTCTGTTTTCAGGGTCAGTATTTGCTCAAAAAAAGATGTCAAGAAAGCCTGTAAAAGAAAAGCATACTAATGCAAGTTTGAAAGCAGGCGCATTTATTGATGTAAATGCTGCATCCTACACACCTTCCGGCTATAATATCGAGCAACTTATAAAAAATGTTTTGATTTCCGGAGGATCAAGTTGTGCAGTAGCTAATGTATCCAATGTTACGGTTTCTCCAAATCAGCCGGCTACGGATACAGAAAGAGCCTGGGGATATTTTCATAAAGCTACCACAGCTTTCCCGTTTACGGATGGTGTTGTCCTGGTTACAGGTACAGCCAGAAAAGCAGGTAATGTTCTTGAGGGAGGGCTTGGAGATGTTGTTCCAGGGTCTACGGTGAGTGATCCGGATCTGGTTGCGGCAATCAATCCTTTAGCACCCCTGAAAGACGCTGTTTTTATCGAATTTGATTTCGTTCCGAACAGTACAGAGGTGAAGTTTAATTATATTTTCGCTTCAGAAGAATATACCTCCGATTATCCATGTGGGGTTTATTCAGACGGTTTCGCCCTGCTACTGAAAAAAGTAGGAGATCCTACCTATACTAATATGGCGATCCTTCCGAACGGAACCCCTGTAAGTGTTACTAATATTGTTCCTGCTGGGAATGGTTTTTCTTGCGGACCTATTAATGAAACTTATTTTGCGGGGATCAACTCTACTAATATTGAAACCAATTTTAATGGAAGAACAATTCCTTTACAGGCAAAAGCAACGGTAATTCCGGGGCAGACGTATCACTTCAAAATGGTTCTGGCAGATGCTTCAGACTCAGGGTTTGATTCTGCCGTGTTTATTGAAGGAGGTTCTTTCGATATCGGGATGACAATTGTTGACGGTAACGGAAATCCTATTACCAATGTTAATATGTGTGACAACACACCTCAGCTTTTAAAAGCACAGATTGCTTCCGTTCCGGGAATGACTTTCCAATGGTATAAAGACGACGTTGCAATTCCGGGGGCTACCAGTGCAACCTATACTGCTACTCAGCCCGGTGTTTATACTGTGAGAACCTTTGTTGGGGGTACACAATGTCAGAATGCAAGCGTTACTATTGTCGGCGGTACAACTCCTCCGGCCCAGAATGCCACATTGAAATTATGTACAACACCTTCTGTTTCCACATTCAACCTGAATGATGCGACTCCGATGATTACCAGCTCTACAACGGCTATTGTGCGTTACTATATCAATCAGGCAGATGCGGTTGCTCAGAATAATGCTTATATTAATCCTACACTTTTAGGCAGTTACAATGGAACGGACGGACAAATCCTTTATGTGGTAGTGTCAAACGGAGCTTTCTGTAGCAAAATGGTTACTTTAACTTTGAAAAAAGAAGCTACCCCTATTGCACAGTTAACAGCTACAAAAGTGAAAATATGTGCCGGAGAATCTACTACATTAACGGCTTCCAATGGAGTTACTTATCAATGGACAGGAGTATCAGGAACCGGAGCTACACACACGGTTTCTCCTACCCAGACTACTACTTATACAGTATACGCAATCGGAGCACAGGGATGTAAATCTTTACAGCCTGCATCCATCACGATAGAAGTTGTTCCTGCAATTGTATCCACACTTAAAGGAGGTATGATCTGCGAAGGTGATGTTATTACTTTAGATGCCGGAGCAGGGCCGGAGTATCATTATACTTGGAATACGGGTGATCTTACACAGACCATCAATGTTGGTACGCCGGGAACTTATTCGGTGACAATCAATAATGGAGTGTGTTCAAAAGTGTTTACAACACAGGTTATTCAAGCTGTTATTCCTGAAATTATCAACGTAAATTATAACGAAAACGGAACGATGATTCTTACCGCAAGTAACCCAAGCAACGGAGCATTAGAATATTCTATTGACAATGGAGTTACATGGCAGAATTCTAATGTGTTCTCAAACGTTCCAAGAAATATTGTAGTTTCTATCAGAGTAAGAGTAAAAAATACAAGTTGTGTAGGATTCCTGGAATATTTCACATTTGTAATGCAAAACGTGATCACCCCGAACGGAGACAATATCAATGATATGATTGATATGAGAGGAGTACTTAAGTATAAAGATTTTAAAGCTACTATCTTCGACCGTTACGGAAAAGAGGTGTACAAAGCAAGCAGTCTGCAGCCTTATTGGGACGGATATTTCCAAGGGAAACGCCTTCCTACGGCATCTTACTGGTATCAGGTAAGTTTTGAAGATCCTGCAAGCAAAAAACCGGCAGTGAAAACCGGCTGGATCTTATTAAAGAACCTTGAATAAAATATTTAATTTAATATAAAAGAAAGACCGACAATTTGTTGGTCTTTTTTTCGTTTTTATCCTGAATAGAAATTAATATTTTACAATAAATCAGATTGTATTAGTGATAATGTAATTTAAGTTGAATTGAATTTCAATCAAAAAAAATAGTATTTTTGTTTAAAATAATATAAAATGTTAAATAGGAGGACAAGAAATTTATTTTTGGCTTTAATATTAATGATTGTAGGAAACTTTGTTTTTGCCCAAAACAGAGGGAAAGGCATTGTTGCAAAGCCTACAGCTCAGAGTATGAAGGCCGGAGCTTTTATTGATGTGAATGCTGCCGGATATCCGGAATCAAATTTCAGTATCACGCAATTGGTAAAAGATGTTCTTATTAGCGGCGGTTCTGCTTGTTCTGCAGCTAATGTGACAAATGTTGTTGTTTCTCCAAATTTACCAACATCCAATCCGGACAGAAGCTGGGGATATTTTAATAAGGCGACCACCAACTTTCCTTTTGCAAAAGGTATCGTTCTTACAACAGGTTTTGCAAGAAAAGCAGGAAATAACTTCCAGGCAACTTTAAGTGATGGTTTATCTGTGCAAGGAGATACAGACCTGGCAACTGCTTTAGGAATTTCTAATGCTGATTTAAGAGATGCCAGCTATATTGAATTTGATTTCGTACCTGCTTCTACAAAGGTTACTTTCAGATATTTATTCGCATCCAAAGAATATCAACAGGATTATCCATGTACGATAGGCGACGGATTTGCATTATTGCTAAAAAAAGTAGGTGATCCTACCTATCAAAACCTGGCAGTTTTACCGGGAGGAACACCTGTAAGTGTTACCAATATTCACCCTACGATATCAACGCCGGGAGGTGGAGGATGTCCTGCTGTTAATGAATCTTATTTCGCAGGATATAATACCGCTAATATAGAAACCAATTTCAATGGACGTGTAATACCCTTAACAGCTTCTGCAACGGTAATTCCGGGACAGACTTATCATTTTAAAATGGTTCTGGCGGATTATTCGGATTCAAACTTTGATTCTGCAGTTTTCCTTGAAGCCGGATCTTTTGATATTGGTGTTCAAATTTTAAATCCTGCGGGAGTAGCACTACCTCCTTCAATTAATGTTTGTGATAATGCGCCTCAGACTTTTACTGCCTCAGTTCAGGGTGGTGGCGCTACTTATCAGTGGTTGTTGGGAGGTAATCCGATTCCGGGAGCTACTAATGCTTCTTATACCGCAACTCAACCGGGAGTGTAT
This region includes:
- a CDS encoding ribonuclease Z, translating into MSTYLTILGFNSAIPTINSSPTAQFLEMEERSFLIDCGEGTQVQLRKAKAKFSRINHIFISHLHGDHCFGLPGLIASFRLLGRDMPLHVYGPKGIKNMLETIFTITETHRGFEVVYHELDKNYSEKIYEDSRVEVHTIPLDHRIYCNGYLFKEKPKDRHLNMKEIAKYSEIETCDYHNIKAGKDFVLSDGYVIKNEILTIDPAPPVSYAFCSDTRYLESVIPLIKNVTVLYHESTFLHDLKEMADYTGHTTALEAATIAQKAEVGKLILGHFSNRYGDLTVFTDEARVIFPNTFLPKALEPVKI
- a CDS encoding TIGR02757 family protein; the protein is MLKFEELKIFLDEKADQYNHPEFIENDPIQIPHRFSLKQDVEIAGFLAATISWGNRKAIIKSAEKMLDIMGNSPYDFVLNYSEKDLEDLKDKSIHRTFNGEDFTYFIKQFNRIYKENESLENLFKVNDQETNFLHAIERFRSQFLGAEKHRSHKHVSSPYKNSSTKRIIMFLRWMVRKDKRGVDFGLWENIDQKHLSIPLDVHTGNISRKLGLISRTQNDWKTVEELDMVIRRFDEKDPAKYDFALFGLGVTKELL
- the rdgB gene encoding RdgB/HAM1 family non-canonical purine NTP pyrophosphatase; the protein is MKMELLVATHNEHKKEEIQQILGNDFVVKSLTDYNIHEEIVEDGDSFNANALIKAKYCFEKTGIPSLGDDSGLVVESLDGRPGIFSARYAGDHDFAKNIEKVLNEMNGVENRKAYFITVLCYYDENGAKYFEGKAHGNLLTENKGFKGFGYDPIFVPEGHEKTFAEMNPEDKNKISHRKQALDLFLDFLKVKE
- a CDS encoding DUF1003 domain-containing protein, whose amino-acid sequence is MKKDIEKSETLEKIANGITWWIGSIPSLIVHTLFFIISFLLPLLHIVEFDKMLLILTTVVSLEAIYLAIFIQMSVNKSHEKIEDIQEDIEDIQEDIEEISEDIEEISEDIEEINEDIEDIQEDIEEINEEEDDEIHSERAKNVMLKSNVSSNKNEIKALKDKIEELQSKIEELKKE
- a CDS encoding DUF4349 domain-containing protein, producing MRKFILLIAVSSTFIMCKKGEAATSQIENAVQSADSAVSAASEKVGDVSDKANAALDSANVRIKEFENTKNDVKDKIENTSKIIDSLSEKISSVKLETKTEKKDSAKKEEKIIVNVPAPKVIKETKIVYKDKPKKENYELNVPKNKLLKTGTLELTVDDAETAKEIVKEEVSKYDGIVRSENISLNNNDKKIAYLKIKVPIQKFDYLMEELSYNLGKVENKSIELSGQDFVQNTMCEVDITLYGRDGEYAESKEPKTFGDKSFAAISSGWNVITSIFLFILPLWPLFLIAGIGYYFYKKRNKNTSDNKPD
- a CDS encoding CPBP family intramembrane glutamic endopeptidase, whose product is MENSRYPKFTFTWIGGLVLLAGLFVGTMVVSFFNVFWMFVFKENLQFRDWFFMLSNAAGFLTAIAFFDFFIVRRTTGKKLNFNFSPTNFYTYLLIFPLMIGMMFIAEFIAAQIPTTGPFFGKYYEFFSRLMEQLTDDPVVMIITAVICAPIFEEIIFRGIIQKGLINKGVEPWKAIFFASIIFGLVHANPWQFVGAILLGCVLGLVYFKTKSLLLPMLLHGFNNLCSSLLILYTKNESFADAFKVSEWIILAIGIILFSLFYYLFMKNYKVHYAEI
- a CDS encoding reprolysin-like metallopeptidase, with the protein product MNIRKLLYLGIFILSISLGKAQDFFTAISERSIKADPKNRTIQPEKFLTYTLDVAGMKSYFNSVPELKDGDFKDKAPIIVLPMPDGTKAKFRIWKSSVMAPELAQKFPQLVTFTGQGVDDKYATLKLDFTELGFHAQIKSVVTGDLYIDPYAKNDINNYIIYKKADLINKNPRVCETKDDALELEKKNAQKTVTSSVGTQIRIFRFVVACTGEYAQAATGLSSPSVAQTLSAIVTSVNRVNGVYEQELAVRLVLVANETSVIFTNPATDPFNGNDDANVLIDESQDQIDAIIGTANYDIGHTFSTGGGGLAGLGVICNASGKASGITGSPNPVGDPYDIDYVAHEVGHQFGGPHTFNATTVNCGGGNRSGANAVEPGSGITIMAYAGICGSTNNLAANSIAIFHTRSFQSITTKVQSTTCQVTTPVPNTAPVVNAGNNYTIPKSTPFKLTGSATDAENGGLTYCWEQNDIGPAGNWNAPTGNAPLFRSFLPVTVPYRYFPKITDVINNTLTKGEILPSYGRTMEFRLTVRDNNAGCAGVANDDASITVDGNSGPFTVTAPTTAVNWSGNTTQAITWNVANTTAAPVSCANVSILLSTDGGLTYPTTIVASTPNDGSEVVTIPNVSTTQARIMVAGVGNVFYNINPVNFTITQVLAVDEANGDKDVFVVYPNPSKGLLNIKFGKQNNIYDIAIHDVSGRLVFSKPDNKLDHDNVGTFNLTHLVKGDYLITVKTKDFNKTIKWIKE
- a CDS encoding peptide chain release factor 3 is translated as MSDLIKEIQRRKTFGIISHPDAGKTTLTEKLLLFGGAIQEAGAVKSNKIKKGATSDFMEIERQRGISVATSVLAFEYKNHKINILDTPGHKDFAEDTYRTLTAVDSVIVVIDVAKGVEEQTEKLVQVCRMRNIPMLVFINKLDREGKDAFDLLDEVEQKLGLTVVPLSLPIGMGADFQGIYNIWENNIQLFLEEKKQKVGEAIKFDDINDPSIDEAIGEKAAATLREELDLVQSVYPEFNREDYMKGDLQPVFFGSALNNFGVRELLDAFIDIAPMPQPKESDTRLVKPEENTFTGFVFKIHANMDPKHRDRLAFVKIVSGTFKRNENYLLVREGKKMKFSSPNAFFADKKEVVDESFPGDIVGLHDTGSFRIGDTLTGGEKLSFKGVPSFSPEHFRYINNSDPLKAKQLAKGIDQLMDEGVAQLFTLEMNNRKIIGTVGALQYEVIQYRLEHEYGAKCTYEPLSMHKACWVEADEKSEEFKEFARLKQRFLARDKYNQLVFLADSSFTIHMTQEKFPNVKLHFISEFKQD